A part of Patagioenas fasciata isolate bPatFas1 chromosome 30, bPatFas1.hap1, whole genome shotgun sequence genomic DNA contains:
- the BCAN gene encoding brevican core protein isoform X2: MASALPLLLLCVLVPTVVPEVFGPGDGTEDLKALQVSIPRHPALDAVLAGDITIPCLITYLGPLPTAGTAGRRAVLGAPRVKWTFISEGKEAEILVARGDRVKVSEDYRLRASLPIFHQRYTNASLLLTELRPNDSGIYRCDVQHGIEDGHDILDVKVKGVVFHYREGSMRYAYTFTEAQEACARIGARIATPEQLYAAYMGGYEQCDAGWIADQTVRYPIHTPREACYGDMNGFPGVRNYGVVDPEDMYDVYCYAEELPGEIFLETAPDKFTLEEAAARCRALGAELASTGQLYAAWNAGLDACSPGWLADGSVRYPIVTPRERCGGALPGVKTIFLFRNQTGFPDAQSRYDAYCFREGTNSFPEAAREPEGLQEIVTVAEKLEELQLPRAQVEIESRGAIYAVPFFEDAELEKPSLSPEDALGPGARHPPLDTSVSSAVPFPTAAAVPEAGVPRSCGAEPGSRSPAEEEGATGTVGECPVPGHEPSRTEEEQGAAPGRDPGIASAESPGRGRDPSQPTEPDTVTSTQMLSMVPREGAEGTTSALSLDGAAADSREPGGTPLHNHGSGRASTPVPPTEDAELSGDVVESPRVSPLPPAPSQPQEEGEEQSGALWVPSPVAPRAGTTIPMAEVTVVTPWHTEVPGSSGAPATGGEEAVPRPPGTDHGMPTVSSEEEEDEEEEQPAPSAATVEGFLAAIPGEPGGCVPNPCLNGGTCTEDGAHPACLCLPGYGGSSCERPLEKCSPGWDGFQGACYKHFSTRRSWEDAESQCRHYGGHLATILTPEEQDFINDQYREYQWIGLNDRTIEGDFQWSDGSPLLYENWHPGQPDSYFLSGENCVVIVWHDGGQWSDVPCNYHLSYTCKMGLVQCGSPPAVSNARAFGKPKQRYEIGSITRYQCRPGFAPRHSPIIRCREDGTWEPPQLVCRPGLGQPPDD; encoded by the exons CAGAGATCTTGGTAGCCCGGGGGGACAGGGTGAAGGTGAGCGAGGACTATCGGCTCCGCGCCTCCCTGCCCATCTTCCACCAGCGCTACACCAACGCCTCCCTGCTGCTCACCGAGCTGCGGCCCAACGACTCGGGGATCTACCGCTGCGACGTGCAGCACGGCATCGAGGACGGCCATGACATCCTCGACGTCAAAGTCAAAG gggTGGTGTTTCACTACCGGGAGGGCTCCATGCGCTACGCCTACACCTTCACCGAGGCGCAGGAGGCTTGTGCCCGGATCGGCGCCCGCATCGCCACCCCCGAGCAGCTCTACGCTGCCTACATGGGCGGCTATGAGCAGTGCGATGCCGGCTGGATCGCCGACCAGACCGTCAG GTATCCCATCCACACGCCTCGCGAGGCTTGTTATGGAGACATGAACGGCTTCCCTGGGGTGAGGAACTACGGGGTGGTGGACCCGGAGGACATGTACGACGTGTACTGCTATGCCGAGGAGCTCCCAG GGGAGATCTTTTTGGAGACGGCCCCAGACAAATTCACgctggaggaggcggcggcgcggTGCCGGGCGCTGGGCGCGGAGCTGGCGAGCACAGGGCAGCTCTACGCGGCTTGGAACGCGGGGCTGGACGCCTGCAGCCCCGGCTGGCTGGCCGATGGCAGCGTCCGCTACCCCATCGTCACCCCCCGGGAGCGCTGCGGCGGGGCCCTGCCGGGTGTCAAAACCATCTTCCTCTTCCGCAACCAGACGGGATTCCCCGATGCCCAGAGCAGATACGATGCGTACTGCTTTCGAG AAGGGACAAACTCTTTCCCTGAGGCTGCCAGAGAGCCCGAGGGCCTCCAGGAGATTGTTACAGTGGCAGAAaagctggaggagctgcagctgcccagAGCGCAAGTGGAGATTGAGTCGCGAGGGGCTATATACGCCGTCCCTTTCTTTGAGGACGCGGAGCTGGAAAAGCCGAGCCTGTCCCCCGAAGACGCCCTGGGGCCAGGGGCCCGGCACCCCCCTCTAGATACCTCCGTGTCCTCTGCCGTCCCTTTCCCCACGGCCGCGGCCGTCCCCGAGGCAGGCGTCCCGCGTAGCTGCGGTGCGGAGCCGGGGAGCCGGTCCCCCGCGGAGGAGGAGGGGGCGACAGGGACAGTTGGGGAGTGCCCGGTGCCCGGGCATGAGCCGTCCCGCACGG aggaggagcagggagcAGCACCGGGCAGGGACCCCGGCATCGCATCAGCAGAGAGCCCGGGCAGAGGGCGAGACCCCAGCCAGCCCACAGAGCCGGACACCGTCACCAGCACACAGATGCTCTCCATGGTCCCACGGGAGGGTGCAGAGGGAACCACCAGTGCCCTGTCCCTGGATGGGGCTGCAGCAG ATAGCCGAGAGCCTGGTGGGACCCCACTGCACAACCACGGCTCCGGCAGGGCGAGCACCCCCGTCCCCCCCACCGAAGACGCCGAGCTCTCGGGAGACGTGGTCGAAAGCCCCAGGgtgtccccgctgcccccggcGCCCTCGCAGccgcaggaggagggagaggaacagTCAGGGGCCCTGTGGGTCCCCTCGCCTGTGGCCCCAAGGGCCGGGACCACCATCCCCATGGCAGAGGTGACAGTGGTCACCCCATGGCACACGGAGGTGCCCGGCAGCAGCGGTGCCCCAGCCACAGGAGGTGAGGAGGCTGTGCCACGACCCCCAGGCACTGACCATGGGATGCCCACTGTATCttcagaagaggaggaagatgaggaggaggagcaaCCCGCTCCCTCCGCTGCAACGGTGGAGGGTTTCCTTGCAGCCATTCCCGGAGAACCAG GTGGCTGCGTCCCCAACCCCTGTCTGAATGGAGGGACCTGCACAGAGGACGGTGCCCACCCCGCCTGCCTCTGCCTGCCCGGCTATGGAGGCAGCAGCTGCGAGAGAC CGCTGGAGAAGTGCAGCCCCGGCTGGGACGGCTTCCAGGGAGCCTGCTACAAGCACTTCTCTACACGGCGGAGCTGGGAGGACGCGGAGAGCCAGTGCAGACATTATGGGGGGCACCTGGCCACCATCCTGACCCCTGAAGAGCAGGACTTCATCAACG accaGTACAGGGAATACCAGTGGATCGGCTTGAACGACCGGACCATCGAGGGGGATTTCCAGTGGTCTGACGGGAGCCCCTTG cTCTACGAGAACTGGCACCCCGGGCAGCCCGACAGCTACTTTCTCTCCGGGGAGAACTGTGTGGTCATTGTGTGGCACGACGGGGGCCAGTGGAGCGACGTACCCTGCAACTACCACCTGTCCTACACCTGCAAAATGGGGCTGG TGCAGTGCGGGTCCCCCCCCGCTGTCAGCAACGCCCGCGCCTTCGGCAAACCAAAGCAGCGCTACGAGATCGGCTCCATCACGCGCTACCAGTGCCGCCCCGGCTTTGCCCCGCGCCACTCGCCCATCATCCGGTGCCGGGAGGATGGGACATGGGAGCCCCCCCAGCTCGTTTGTCGCCCCG GCCTGGGTCAGCCCCCCGACGACTGA
- the HAPLN2 gene encoding hyaluronan and proteoglycan link protein 2: MRLAMSSGPHQSLGTSRCTSLTPALPPGTVLPPALRMRWLPLLSSLWLLVAPPASSIFQRPTGSPAPPRLQYLLEPLHATVHTQRGATATLPCVLRALPSNYRVKWSKVEPANYRESIIIITNGLYHKNYGPLSPRVHLRHSHRYDASLTITNVALEDEGRYRCQLVNGLEDESVSLTLHLEGVVFPYQPSNGRYKFNYHEAKRACEQQDSRLATYQQLYKAWTEGLDWCNAGWILDGTVHYPIINSREPCGGRLLLPGVRTYGARDKQKDRFDAFCFTSALQGQVYFIRGHLNFKEAGQACQNHGAAIAKVGQLYSAWKFSQLDRCDGGWLADGSVRYPITTPRQRCGGLPDPGVRSFGFPSKELRIYGTYCFAGK, encoded by the exons ATGCGCCTCGCCATGTCCTCCGGTCCCCACCAAAGCTTGGGTACATCCCGCTGCACGTCGCTGACCCCTGCGCTCCCCCCAGGCACCGTCCTGCCCCCGGCTCTAAGGATGCGTTGGCTTCCCCTGCTCAGCTCCCTCTGGCTCTTGGTGGCCCCCCCAGCATCAAGCATCTTCCAACGGCCGACAGGGAGCCCAG CCCCCCCACGCCTGCAGTATCTGCTGGAGCCCCTCCACGCCACGGTGCACACGCAGCGGGGGGCCACGGCCACCCTGCCCTGCGTCCTGCGCGCCCTGCCCAGCAACTACCGCGTGAAGTGGAGCAAGGTGGAACCGGCCAACTACCGGGagagcatcatcatcatcaccaacgGGCTGTACCACAAGAACTACGGCCCACTGAGCCCGCGGGTGCACCTGCGGCACAGCCACCGCTACGACGCCTCGCTCACCATCACCAACGTGGCGCTGGAGGACGAGGGACGTTACCGCTGCCAGCTGGTCAACGGGCTGGAGGATGAGAGCGTCTCGCTAACCCTGCACCTTGAAG gtgtTGTCTTTCCCTACCAACCCAGCAATGGGCGCTACAAATTCAACTACCACGAAGCCAAGCGagcctgtgagcagcaggactCCCGCCTCGCCACCTACCAGCAGCTCTATAAAG CCTGGACGGAGGGGCTGGATTGGTGCAACGCCGGATGGATCCTCGACGGGACCGTCCACTACCCCATCATCAACTCGAGGGAGCCATGCGGCGGCCGTCTCCTCCTGCCGGGCGTCCGGACCTACGGGGCCAGGGACAAGCAGAAGGACCGATTCGATGCCTTCTGCTTCACCTCTGCTCTTCAAG gCCAGGTCTATTTCATCCGGGGCCACCTGAACTTCAAGGAGGCCGGGCAAGCGTGCCAGAACCACGGGGCCGCCATCGCCAAAGTGGGGCAGCTCTACTCAGCCTGGAAGTTTTCGCAGCTGGATCGCTGTGACGGGGGGTGGCTGGCGGACGGCAGTGTGCGGTACCCCATCACCACCCCCCGGCAGCGCTGCGGGGGGCTGCCCGACCCCGGCGTCCGCAGCTTCGGCTTTCCCAGCAAGGAGCTGCGGATCTACGGCACCTACTGCTTCGCCGGGAAGTAG
- the RHBG gene encoding ammonium transporter Rh type B, with amino-acid sequence MPERTVTSRLQLSGLCFLLQTLTIILFAVFVRYSPESSAELCLQQLNCSRRKLDLGFQHPRFRDGHLQALLGFGLLVAFLGRYGPGSVAISILTMAFAVQWAILIQGFLHFFLNGKIQVGAQSMVSADFCTAAILISAGAVLGRVNPVQMLLLTLLGVTLFSLNEYILLSLMGVSDSGGSLTVHAFGAYFGLMVSRILHQSQMDKRKEQQDVGPLSDVFAVVGTIYLWIFWPGFSSATTAHDNAEPWAVLNTYFSLAASTLATFVLSPVLYEESTPRMVQIQDAALASTAVMGMPGEMLVTPFGALVAGFLAGLISLLGFRFLTPVLRSRLKIQDTCGVHNVHGLPGILGTLLGTLLAALATADAYSGRLELVFPLVAQGSRTATDQALCQLCALPVTLLLAALGGGLGGAVLKLKGLRSPPDTRYPESKVLREVAEEGPDCGVSRKEPGTSTVV; translated from the exons ATGCCGGAGCGCACCGTCACCTCGAGGCTCCAGCTCTCCGGGCTGTGCTTCCTCCTCCAAACCCTCACCATCATCCTCTTCGCCGTCTTTGTGCGGTACAGCCCCGAGAGCAGCGCCGAGCTCTGCTTGCAGCAGCTGAACTGCAGCCGGAGAAAGCTTGACTTGGGTTTTCAGCATCCCC GTTTCCGGGATGGCCACCTCCAAGCCCTCCTTGGCTTCGGGCTCCTGGTGGCCTTCCTCGGCCGCTATGGGCCGGGGAGTGTGGCCATCAGCATCCTCACCATGGCCTTCGCCGTCCAGTGGGCCATCCTGATCCAGGGGTTTTTACACTTCTTCCTGAATGGCAAAATTCAGGTGGGAGCTCAGAG catgGTCAGCGCCGACTTCTGCACCGCAGCCATCCTGATCTCCGCCGGAGCCGTTCTGGGCAGGGTGAACCCCgtccagatgctgctgctgaccCTACTGGGAGTCACCCTCTTCAGTCTCAACGAATACATCCTGCTCAGCCTCATGGGG GTGAGCGACAGCGGTGGCTCCTTGACCGTCCACGCCTTCGGAGCATATTTTGGCTTGATGGTTTCACGGATCTTGCACCAGTCCCAAATGGACAAGAGGAAAGAACAGCAGGATGTGGGGCCCCTGTCAGATGTCTTTGCTGTGGTTG GAACCATCTACCTGTGGATCTTCTGGCCCGGCTTCAGCTCAGCCACCACAGCCCATGACAACGCCGAGCCCTGGGCAGTGCTCAACACCTACTTCTCGCTGGCGGCGAGCACCCTGGCCACCTTCGTGCTCTCGCCTGTCCTCTATGAGGAGAGCACGCCACGGATG GTTCAGATCCAGGATGCTGCCCTGGCCAGCACGGCTGTGATGGGGATGCCTGGGGAGATGCTGGTCACCCCCTTTGGGGCTCTCGTTGCAGGGTTTCTGGCTGGCTTGATCTCCCTGCTTGGCTTCAGATTCCTTACG CCCGTCCTGCGCTCCAGGCTGAAAATCCAGGACACATGTGGGGTGCACAACGTCCATGGGCTGCCGGGGATCCTGGGCACCctgctggggacactgctggcAGCATTGGCCACTGCAGATGCTTACAGCGGCAG GCTGGAGCTCGTGTTCCCGCTGGTGGCCCAGGGCAGCCGGACGGCCACCGACCAGGCACTCTGCCAGCTCTGCGCGCTGCCCGTCACCCTGCTGCTGGCCGCACTCGGGGGCGGCCTCGGGG GAGCCGTCCTGAAGCTGAAGGGGCTGAGGTCTCCTCCGGACACGCGGTACCCGGAAAGCAAAGTCCTCCGGGAG GTGGCCGAGGAAGGACCCGACTGCGGGGTGAGCAGAAAGGAGCCGGGTACCAGCACCGTGGTGTAA
- the BCAN gene encoding brevican core protein isoform X1, giving the protein MASALPLLLLCVLVPTVVPEVFGPGDGTEDLKALQVSIPRHPALDAVLAGDITIPCLITYLGPLPTAGTAGRRAVLGAPRVKWTFISEGKEAEILVARGDRVKVSEDYRLRASLPIFHQRYTNASLLLTELRPNDSGIYRCDVQHGIEDGHDILDVKVKGVVFHYREGSMRYAYTFTEAQEACARIGARIATPEQLYAAYMGGYEQCDAGWIADQTVRYPIHTPREACYGDMNGFPGVRNYGVVDPEDMYDVYCYAEELPGEIFLETAPDKFTLEEAAARCRALGAELASTGQLYAAWNAGLDACSPGWLADGSVRYPIVTPRERCGGALPGVKTIFLFRNQTGFPDAQSRYDAYCFREGTNSFPEAAREPEGLQEIVTVAEKLEELQLPRAQVEIESRGAIYAVPFFEDAELEKPSLSPEDALGPGARHPPLDTSVSSAVPFPTAAAVPEAGVPRSCGAEPGSRSPAEEEGATGTVGECPVPGHEPSRTEEEQGAAPGRDPGIASAESPGRGRDPSQPTEPDTVTSTQMLSMVPREGAEGTTSALSLDGAAAGDTEHPEGFPRPPSPTIPTCRPDRPRDAMGQPARTASPGAPGHRVTSPTSATSATSTDSREPGGTPLHNHGSGRASTPVPPTEDAELSGDVVESPRVSPLPPAPSQPQEEGEEQSGALWVPSPVAPRAGTTIPMAEVTVVTPWHTEVPGSSGAPATGGEEAVPRPPGTDHGMPTVSSEEEEDEEEEQPAPSAATVEGFLAAIPGEPGGCVPNPCLNGGTCTEDGAHPACLCLPGYGGSSCERPLEKCSPGWDGFQGACYKHFSTRRSWEDAESQCRHYGGHLATILTPEEQDFINDQYREYQWIGLNDRTIEGDFQWSDGSPLLYENWHPGQPDSYFLSGENCVVIVWHDGGQWSDVPCNYHLSYTCKMGLVQCGSPPAVSNARAFGKPKQRYEIGSITRYQCRPGFAPRHSPIIRCREDGTWEPPQLVCRPGLGQPPDD; this is encoded by the exons CAGAGATCTTGGTAGCCCGGGGGGACAGGGTGAAGGTGAGCGAGGACTATCGGCTCCGCGCCTCCCTGCCCATCTTCCACCAGCGCTACACCAACGCCTCCCTGCTGCTCACCGAGCTGCGGCCCAACGACTCGGGGATCTACCGCTGCGACGTGCAGCACGGCATCGAGGACGGCCATGACATCCTCGACGTCAAAGTCAAAG gggTGGTGTTTCACTACCGGGAGGGCTCCATGCGCTACGCCTACACCTTCACCGAGGCGCAGGAGGCTTGTGCCCGGATCGGCGCCCGCATCGCCACCCCCGAGCAGCTCTACGCTGCCTACATGGGCGGCTATGAGCAGTGCGATGCCGGCTGGATCGCCGACCAGACCGTCAG GTATCCCATCCACACGCCTCGCGAGGCTTGTTATGGAGACATGAACGGCTTCCCTGGGGTGAGGAACTACGGGGTGGTGGACCCGGAGGACATGTACGACGTGTACTGCTATGCCGAGGAGCTCCCAG GGGAGATCTTTTTGGAGACGGCCCCAGACAAATTCACgctggaggaggcggcggcgcggTGCCGGGCGCTGGGCGCGGAGCTGGCGAGCACAGGGCAGCTCTACGCGGCTTGGAACGCGGGGCTGGACGCCTGCAGCCCCGGCTGGCTGGCCGATGGCAGCGTCCGCTACCCCATCGTCACCCCCCGGGAGCGCTGCGGCGGGGCCCTGCCGGGTGTCAAAACCATCTTCCTCTTCCGCAACCAGACGGGATTCCCCGATGCCCAGAGCAGATACGATGCGTACTGCTTTCGAG AAGGGACAAACTCTTTCCCTGAGGCTGCCAGAGAGCCCGAGGGCCTCCAGGAGATTGTTACAGTGGCAGAAaagctggaggagctgcagctgcccagAGCGCAAGTGGAGATTGAGTCGCGAGGGGCTATATACGCCGTCCCTTTCTTTGAGGACGCGGAGCTGGAAAAGCCGAGCCTGTCCCCCGAAGACGCCCTGGGGCCAGGGGCCCGGCACCCCCCTCTAGATACCTCCGTGTCCTCTGCCGTCCCTTTCCCCACGGCCGCGGCCGTCCCCGAGGCAGGCGTCCCGCGTAGCTGCGGTGCGGAGCCGGGGAGCCGGTCCCCCGCGGAGGAGGAGGGGGCGACAGGGACAGTTGGGGAGTGCCCGGTGCCCGGGCATGAGCCGTCCCGCACGG aggaggagcagggagcAGCACCGGGCAGGGACCCCGGCATCGCATCAGCAGAGAGCCCGGGCAGAGGGCGAGACCCCAGCCAGCCCACAGAGCCGGACACCGTCACCAGCACACAGATGCTCTCCATGGTCCCACGGGAGGGTGCAGAGGGAACCACCAGTGCCCTGTCCCTGGATGGGGCTGCAGCAGGTGACACGGAGCACCCTGAGGGGTTTCCCCGGCCACCCAGCCCCACCATCCCCACGTGCCGCCCTGACCGCCCGCGGGATGCCATGGGGCAGCCGGCCCGCACTGCCAGCCCTGGGGCACCGGGACACCGGGTGACATCGCCAACCAGTGCCACTTCTGCCACCTCGACAGATAGCCGAGAGCCTGGTGGGACCCCACTGCACAACCACGGCTCCGGCAGGGCGAGCACCCCCGTCCCCCCCACCGAAGACGCCGAGCTCTCGGGAGACGTGGTCGAAAGCCCCAGGgtgtccccgctgcccccggcGCCCTCGCAGccgcaggaggagggagaggaacagTCAGGGGCCCTGTGGGTCCCCTCGCCTGTGGCCCCAAGGGCCGGGACCACCATCCCCATGGCAGAGGTGACAGTGGTCACCCCATGGCACACGGAGGTGCCCGGCAGCAGCGGTGCCCCAGCCACAGGAGGTGAGGAGGCTGTGCCACGACCCCCAGGCACTGACCATGGGATGCCCACTGTATCttcagaagaggaggaagatgaggaggaggagcaaCCCGCTCCCTCCGCTGCAACGGTGGAGGGTTTCCTTGCAGCCATTCCCGGAGAACCAG GTGGCTGCGTCCCCAACCCCTGTCTGAATGGAGGGACCTGCACAGAGGACGGTGCCCACCCCGCCTGCCTCTGCCTGCCCGGCTATGGAGGCAGCAGCTGCGAGAGAC CGCTGGAGAAGTGCAGCCCCGGCTGGGACGGCTTCCAGGGAGCCTGCTACAAGCACTTCTCTACACGGCGGAGCTGGGAGGACGCGGAGAGCCAGTGCAGACATTATGGGGGGCACCTGGCCACCATCCTGACCCCTGAAGAGCAGGACTTCATCAACG accaGTACAGGGAATACCAGTGGATCGGCTTGAACGACCGGACCATCGAGGGGGATTTCCAGTGGTCTGACGGGAGCCCCTTG cTCTACGAGAACTGGCACCCCGGGCAGCCCGACAGCTACTTTCTCTCCGGGGAGAACTGTGTGGTCATTGTGTGGCACGACGGGGGCCAGTGGAGCGACGTACCCTGCAACTACCACCTGTCCTACACCTGCAAAATGGGGCTGG TGCAGTGCGGGTCCCCCCCCGCTGTCAGCAACGCCCGCGCCTTCGGCAAACCAAAGCAGCGCTACGAGATCGGCTCCATCACGCGCTACCAGTGCCGCCCCGGCTTTGCCCCGCGCCACTCGCCCATCATCCGGTGCCGGGAGGATGGGACATGGGAGCCCCCCCAGCTCGTTTGTCGCCCCG GCCTGGGTCAGCCCCCCGACGACTGA